The Prosthecobacter dejongeii genome contains a region encoding:
- a CDS encoding DUF6527 family protein: protein MKCLLQRLFRWLWPAKAEPENSNLFRVRRVDDEPKTIEDRLVYVVGEPGHEWEAVLRCPCGCGDVIKLNLLRFEKRPTWHVVANPGNKATLIPSVWRKTGCLSHFIVSWGEIRWCP from the coding sequence ATGAAATGTCTGCTCCAGCGACTCTTCAGATGGCTCTGGCCAGCGAAAGCCGAGCCAGAAAACTCAAACCTGTTTCGGGTCCGGCGTGTGGATGACGAACCGAAGACAATTGAAGACCGGCTCGTCTATGTGGTGGGAGAGCCAGGCCATGAGTGGGAAGCCGTTTTGCGATGCCCTTGTGGCTGCGGCGATGTCATCAAACTGAATTTGCTGCGATTTGAAAAGCGGCCGACTTGGCATGTGGTGGCCAATCCAGGAAACAAGGCCACATTGATTCCATCAGTGTGGCGCAAAACTGGATGTCTTAGCCATTTCATCGTGAGTTGGGGCGAAATTCGGTGGTGTCCCTGA
- a CDS encoding DUF2188 domain-containing protein, which produces MPKNQHVVPSKDGWAVRGAGNERLTSRHETQAQAIQAARQIAINQGSEMLIHGRNGQIRERNTYGPDECPPRG; this is translated from the coding sequence ATGCCAAAGAACCAACACGTAGTGCCATCAAAGGACGGCTGGGCGGTCAGGGGTGCCGGAAACGAGCGCCTCACTTCCCGCCACGAAACCCAGGCTCAAGCCATTCAGGCAGCTCGCCAAATCGCGATCAATCAAGGGAGCGAAATGCTGATCCATGGCCGGAATGGTCAGATCCGCGAACGGAACACTTACGGGCCAGATGAATGCCCTCCTCGCGGATAA
- a CDS encoding HigA family addiction module antitoxin, with protein MSFSFQPDYATSPGDTLADTLAGLGMSQTDLARRMGRPIKTINEIIQGKAAITADTALELERVLEVPASFWCSLEANYRERLARARSIEKLAVDEAWLRELPIKAMQERGWLVRTKEKPALMEALLRFFGVAGKDEWKAIWEEPLVAYRKSSAFTASSAALATWIRRGEIEGRKQDCAPYDAAKWKQALQDLRLVSLKRPSEWIPAIQSACNECGVAYVFIAELSGCHVSGATRWIRDDCALILQSGRHKDDGHFWFTFFHEARHVLQGRQKKIWTIDTGDSERSTDPLEVDADGFAAEHLVPTRRVTQVRRENGGKMPVEAVIKLAAELRIAPGIIAGHLHHEKIWLPMVGHQLKKRFTVNPILNTIE; from the coding sequence ATGAGCTTCTCTTTTCAACCGGATTACGCCACCTCCCCTGGTGACACCTTGGCCGACACGCTGGCAGGGCTTGGAATGTCTCAGACAGATTTGGCACGCCGAATGGGCCGTCCAATCAAGACAATCAACGAGATCATACAGGGTAAAGCAGCAATCACTGCTGATACGGCGCTCGAACTCGAACGAGTTTTGGAAGTACCCGCATCGTTTTGGTGCAGTCTAGAAGCAAACTATCGAGAAAGATTGGCGCGAGCTCGTTCGATTGAAAAGCTGGCAGTGGATGAAGCATGGTTGCGCGAACTGCCTATCAAAGCAATGCAAGAGCGAGGCTGGCTTGTGCGGACGAAGGAGAAACCAGCCTTAATGGAGGCTCTCCTTCGATTCTTCGGTGTAGCAGGGAAAGACGAATGGAAAGCTATCTGGGAAGAACCTTTGGTGGCCTATCGCAAATCGTCAGCCTTTACTGCTAGTTCGGCCGCATTGGCTACATGGATTAGGAGAGGGGAGATCGAAGGGCGAAAGCAGGATTGCGCACCATATGATGCAGCAAAGTGGAAACAGGCTCTTCAGGATCTACGATTAGTCAGTCTGAAACGACCTAGTGAATGGATTCCGGCAATTCAATCTGCATGCAATGAATGCGGAGTGGCTTACGTGTTCATTGCCGAACTTTCTGGATGTCATGTAAGCGGTGCGACACGCTGGATTCGAGACGATTGCGCACTCATCCTCCAATCAGGTCGTCATAAAGATGATGGTCACTTCTGGTTTACTTTCTTTCATGAAGCAAGGCATGTGCTCCAGGGACGTCAAAAGAAGATATGGACTATCGACACAGGAGACTCGGAGCGAAGTACCGATCCTTTGGAAGTAGATGCTGATGGATTCGCTGCCGAACATTTAGTTCCTACACGTCGAGTCACGCAAGTGAGACGAGAGAATGGCGGAAAAATGCCAGTTGAAGCGGTAATCAAACTCGCTGCCGAACTCCGAATTGCCCCGGGTATTATTGCCGGTCACTTACACCACGAAAAAATTTGGTTGCCTATGGTTGGACATCAATTGAAGAAGCGATTCACGGTTAATCCAATTTTGAATACGATCGAGTGA
- a CDS encoding 4-fold beta flower protein, translated as MDYITFYNESGSPVAWVSDDNQSIYLFNGKPVAWICEDSVYSYSGRYLGWLQNGWVWDRSGRPAFFTQDASGGPSRPSRASRPSRAPRQSRPSRASRESRPSRPSRSSSWSSLSGESFFDL; from the coding sequence ATGGATTACATAACATTTTACAACGAATCAGGCTCGCCAGTAGCTTGGGTTTCCGACGACAACCAGTCCATTTACCTGTTTAACGGCAAGCCAGTTGCTTGGATCTGTGAAGACTCGGTCTATTCGTATTCGGGGCGCTATCTCGGCTGGCTTCAAAACGGATGGGTTTGGGATCGATCTGGACGCCCTGCATTCTTTACACAAGATGCATCAGGCGGCCCGTCTCGTCCCTCCCGCGCGTCCCGCCCCTCCCGAGCACCTCGGCAATCTCGACCCTCAAGAGCCAGCCGCGAATCACGCCCATCTCGCCCGTCTCGTTCTAGTTCGTGGTCTTCTTTGAGTGGTGAATCGTTCTTTGATCTTTAG
- a CDS encoding multiubiquitin domain-containing protein has protein sequence MNALLADKYSNQNPTPFIHMTSPLKKPLARWNALVQDRVVPLPRRIVSALTIKEQAGVASDFLIVRDYQSPSDVVLEDGVEVDLAQGNVFRIVPRCDAPACTEAPQDPPKLAFFIDDAFEITTQAKQTEDSLRRLFALLPKVELLRDMESPTDIAIGSNETVLFTDGPVFVSCVEIEKHCGQECPPPARRYIIRVDEKRIVVDAPKVTGRDILVLAGLNPDLTMLNQKIGKRFEPVGLEKVVDLTACGVERFTTLPNEQSEGRPNFRRQFALPEEDVELLEGSELAWETINDANGKWVLIRDIPLPEGLLQVPTSVAIQVPSGYPSAALDMAYFSPAVRRLDGGAIPCTEASMQIEGIAWQRWSRHYTSAYPWKLGVYNVFTHYLLSLSWLDREARKVKIA, from the coding sequence ATGAATGCCCTCCTCGCGGATAAATACTCAAATCAAAACCCCACCCCATTCATACATATGACATCACCACTCAAGAAACCATTGGCGCGTTGGAACGCGCTTGTTCAGGACCGGGTTGTTCCTTTGCCCCGTCGCATTGTGAGCGCACTCACCATTAAGGAGCAAGCAGGTGTCGCTTCAGACTTCCTCATTGTGCGGGATTATCAGTCTCCTTCTGATGTTGTCTTGGAGGACGGCGTCGAGGTCGACCTAGCTCAAGGCAACGTGTTTCGCATTGTGCCGCGTTGCGATGCGCCAGCTTGCACAGAAGCTCCGCAGGATCCGCCTAAACTGGCCTTTTTTATCGATGATGCTTTTGAGATCACCACCCAGGCAAAACAGACTGAGGATTCTCTCAGAAGGCTGTTTGCCCTGCTGCCAAAGGTCGAGCTTCTTCGTGATATGGAGTCCCCGACAGATATTGCCATTGGTTCAAATGAGACTGTACTGTTCACCGATGGCCCCGTCTTCGTGAGCTGCGTCGAAATCGAAAAACATTGCGGCCAGGAGTGCCCTCCTCCCGCGAGACGCTATATCATTCGCGTCGACGAAAAACGCATTGTTGTCGATGCTCCCAAAGTCACGGGCCGCGACATTCTCGTGCTCGCCGGTTTAAATCCAGATCTCACGATGCTGAATCAAAAGATTGGAAAGCGGTTTGAGCCAGTCGGCTTGGAAAAGGTCGTGGATCTTACCGCATGTGGTGTCGAACGCTTCACCACATTGCCTAACGAGCAGTCTGAAGGGCGGCCAAATTTCCGCCGTCAGTTCGCATTGCCGGAGGAGGATGTCGAGTTGTTGGAAGGATCAGAATTGGCTTGGGAAACCATCAATGACGCCAACGGGAAATGGGTCTTGATTCGCGACATTCCCCTTCCTGAGGGCTTACTGCAGGTGCCGACCTCAGTTGCGATCCAGGTTCCCTCCGGTTACCCATCAGCAGCTTTGGACATGGCCTACTTTTCTCCAGCTGTTCGCAGGCTGGACGGCGGGGCGATCCCATGCACTGAAGCAAGCATGCAAATCGAAGGCATCGCGTGGCAACGTTGGTCCCGTCACTACACATCCGCCTATCCATGGAAGCTGGGAGTTTACAACGTTTTTACCCACTACCTGCTCAGCCTGTCCTGGCTGGATCGGGAAGCTAGAAAGGTGAAAATTGCGTGA
- a CDS encoding ThiF family adenylyltransferase, producing the protein MIPRNTLRLTGEQHQQLKNHLFPGDGKEAVALVLCGRLQNAGGHTLCANKILLVAHDLCRERTPVSVTWPTEVGRAFYQRAAEKNMAVLKVHSHPEGYDEFSAQDDRSDAALFSSLHNWTEDGLPHASAVMLPDGTMFGRFAEQDGSFVPITKIAVAGDDIRIFTVGEDLMVDDAQLRTLQTFGEGTTQLLRRLKIGVVGCSGTGSWVIEQLARLGVGELVLMDPDIIERKNLNRIINSREADALGKRSKVDALTDVIKLHGTGTMVTALNTSSFTEDAARQLAYCDILFGCMDLVEGRDRLNRIATFYSIPYFDLGVRLDADGNGGISNVCGVVNYLLPGGSSLLSRGCYSAETLRVQSLRRTKPAQYESELKEGYIKGAKVESPAVVSVNGFCATMAINELLARLHPFRSTPNAEARRQQFDLKNSFWIQLDDTGPCPALAKNCGRGDMTPFLNSVTEE; encoded by the coding sequence GTGATCCCTCGGAACACTCTCAGGCTCACAGGTGAACAGCACCAACAGTTAAAAAATCATCTGTTCCCTGGTGATGGCAAAGAAGCTGTGGCGCTGGTTCTTTGTGGACGCTTGCAAAACGCTGGAGGCCACACTCTTTGCGCCAACAAGATTCTTCTCGTCGCCCATGACCTTTGCCGGGAACGAACGCCTGTAAGCGTGACATGGCCAACTGAAGTTGGGCGTGCGTTTTACCAGCGGGCTGCCGAAAAGAACATGGCGGTCCTGAAGGTTCATAGCCACCCCGAAGGATATGACGAGTTCTCCGCACAGGATGACAGATCAGACGCGGCGCTCTTCTCTTCGCTCCACAACTGGACAGAGGATGGCCTGCCACACGCCAGCGCTGTCATGCTGCCCGATGGAACCATGTTTGGCAGATTCGCGGAGCAGGATGGTAGCTTCGTGCCCATCACCAAAATTGCCGTCGCTGGAGATGACATCCGAATTTTCACGGTCGGCGAGGATCTTATGGTGGATGATGCTCAGCTGCGCACCCTTCAGACATTCGGTGAGGGAACAACCCAGCTTCTCAGGCGGCTTAAAATCGGCGTGGTGGGCTGTTCTGGCACGGGGAGTTGGGTCATCGAACAATTAGCACGTTTGGGGGTTGGCGAGCTTGTCCTCATGGACCCGGACATCATCGAGCGAAAGAACCTCAACCGGATCATCAACAGCCGTGAGGCAGACGCCTTGGGGAAACGGTCCAAGGTCGATGCATTGACCGATGTGATTAAGCTTCATGGCACGGGCACGATGGTCACTGCCCTGAATACGTCATCTTTCACTGAGGACGCAGCACGGCAGTTGGCGTACTGCGACATACTGTTTGGATGCATGGACCTGGTGGAAGGTCGGGACCGGCTCAATCGCATCGCCACCTTTTATTCGATCCCGTATTTCGATCTTGGCGTCAGACTGGACGCTGATGGGAACGGCGGCATCTCGAATGTTTGCGGGGTCGTCAATTACCTCTTGCCCGGTGGTTCCAGCCTTTTATCGAGGGGCTGCTATTCGGCAGAGACGTTGAGAGTTCAATCTTTGCGCCGCACGAAGCCTGCACAGTATGAAAGCGAACTCAAGGAAGGCTACATCAAGGGTGCAAAGGTTGAGAGTCCAGCTGTGGTTTCGGTGAACGGCTTCTGCGCCACGATGGCGATCAACGAGCTCCTGGCCCGTCTTCATCCCTTTCGCAGCACGCCTAACGCTGAAGCTCGGCGACAGCAGTTTGATCTGAAGAATTCATTTTGGATCCAGCTGGATGACACTGGGCCGTGCCCGGCTTTAGCCAAGAATTGCGGTCGAGGGGATATGACCCCTTTTCTCAACTCCGTAACCGAAGAATAA